In the genome of Mycobacterium kansasii ATCC 12478, one region contains:
- a CDS encoding DUF1906 domain-containing protein, which yields MEASRRDVLKYAAAVPGLLGLGIAAASLRAAPASAGSLGTLLDYSAGVIPASQIRAAGAVGAIRYVSDRRPGGTWMLGKPIQLGEARDLSSNGLKIVSCYQFGKGSTSDWLGGAAAGVQHAKRGMELHAAAGGPVSAPIYASIDDDPSYEQYKNQVAPYLRSWESVIGHQRTGVYANSKTIDWAVRDGLGSYFWQHNWGSPKGFTHPAANLHQVEIDKRKVGGVGVDVNEILKPQFGQWA from the coding sequence GTGGAGGCCTCGCGTCGGGACGTGCTCAAGTACGCGGCGGCGGTGCCCGGCCTGCTGGGCCTTGGCATCGCGGCCGCGTCGCTGCGCGCCGCGCCGGCATCGGCGGGTTCGCTTGGCACCTTGTTGGACTATTCGGCCGGGGTCATCCCCGCCAGCCAGATCAGGGCCGCCGGGGCGGTGGGTGCGATCAGGTACGTGTCGGATCGGCGACCTGGGGGTACCTGGATGCTGGGCAAGCCGATCCAACTCGGTGAGGCCCGCGATCTGAGCAGCAACGGGCTCAAGATCGTTTCGTGCTACCAATTCGGCAAGGGCAGCACGTCCGATTGGCTGGGCGGTGCAGCTGCAGGTGTTCAGCATGCCAAGCGGGGCATGGAGTTGCATGCCGCGGCGGGCGGTCCGGTGAGCGCCCCCATCTATGCCTCGATCGACGACGATCCGTCATACGAGCAGTACAAGAACCAGGTCGCGCCATATCTGCGGTCCTGGGAGTCGGTGATCGGGCATCAGCGCACCGGTGTGTACGCCAACTCCAAGACGATCGACTGGGCGGTGCGGGACGGGTTGGGCTCTTATTTCTGGCAGCACAACTGGGGTTCGCCGAAGGGGTTCACGCATCCGGCCGCCAATTTGCACCAGGTGGAGATCGACAAACGCAAAGTCGGCGGAGTCGGCGTGGATGTCAACGAGATCCTCAAGCCCCAATTCGGGCAGTGGGCCTAA
- a CDS encoding aromatic ring-hydroxylating oxygenase subunit alpha: MDHHQLIDLTRRALKLARDQTTDLAPRQHTVHAREYTSLERHERDRAMLMSSPQLVGYVSELPRPGSYCTKTVLGRSVLLTRTSDGSVRAFDNVCLHRQAQVATGCGTAKRFSCPYHAWTYDNSGRLVGLPGREGFPEMTLKDDGLTRLPATEFAGFLWVALDPGATLDIATHLGPLAGELDSWGIGHWSPLGEKVLDSRINWKLAIDTFSENYHFATVHKQTFATIARSNCTVFDSYGPHHRLIFPLNTIMELDTAPEDQWNPFHHMVVIYALFPNIVLSVTIANGELFRVYPGEKPGRSVTVHQNSTALDISDDSVATGAQAVFEYAHATVRDEDYRLAESLQANLESGARERLVFGRNEPGLQHRHLAWERALDALRRG, encoded by the coding sequence ATGGATCACCACCAGCTCATCGACCTCACCCGCCGTGCCCTGAAGCTCGCCCGCGACCAGACCACGGACCTGGCACCGCGGCAGCATACGGTCCACGCGCGGGAGTACACCTCCCTCGAGCGCCACGAACGCGACCGGGCCATGCTGATGTCCAGCCCGCAACTGGTCGGCTACGTCTCCGAGCTGCCGCGGCCCGGCTCGTATTGCACCAAGACGGTGCTGGGGCGATCCGTGCTGCTGACCAGGACGTCGGACGGCTCGGTGCGGGCCTTCGACAATGTCTGCCTGCACCGGCAGGCGCAGGTGGCGACCGGATGTGGCACCGCGAAGCGGTTTAGCTGCCCCTACCACGCCTGGACGTATGACAACAGCGGGCGATTGGTCGGACTGCCGGGTCGGGAGGGCTTTCCCGAGATGACGTTGAAGGACGACGGCTTGACCAGGCTTCCGGCCACCGAATTCGCCGGCTTTCTGTGGGTTGCACTGGACCCGGGCGCCACCCTGGACATCGCAACCCACCTGGGACCGCTGGCCGGCGAACTCGACTCATGGGGAATCGGGCACTGGTCCCCACTGGGCGAGAAGGTGCTCGACTCGCGGATCAACTGGAAGCTGGCGATCGACACATTTTCGGAGAACTACCACTTCGCCACGGTGCACAAGCAAACCTTCGCCACCATCGCCCGCAGCAATTGCACGGTTTTCGACTCCTATGGACCGCACCACCGATTGATCTTTCCGCTGAACACCATCATGGAGCTGGACACCGCGCCCGAAGACCAGTGGAATCCGTTCCACCACATGGTCGTGATCTACGCGCTGTTTCCCAACATCGTGCTGTCGGTGACGATCGCCAACGGCGAGCTGTTCCGCGTTTACCCCGGTGAGAAGCCGGGCCGATCCGTCACCGTCCACCAGAACTCCACCGCGCTGGACATCTCAGATGATTCGGTGGCCACCGGCGCCCAGGCCGTATTCGAGTACGCACACGCAACGGTCCGCGACGAGGACTATCGACTGGCCGAGTCGTTGCAAGCCAACCTCGAATCGGGCGCGCGGGAGCGACTGGTGTTCGGGCGCAACGAGCCGGGGCTACAACACCGTCACCTAGCATGGGAGCGCGCGCTCGACGCGTTGCGCCGAGGCTGA
- a CDS encoding aldehyde dehydrogenase, giving the protein MTAESPQHRYDELFIGGRWRKPTTPERLSVISPHSEQPVGEAPAAGPGDVEAAVAAARHAFDHGPWPLLDPHERMSKIEQLAAIYTRHLGDMADLITAEMGSPRSFSRLGQAAGAASMIHLALAAARDFPWAERRQGVLGEAHVRRAPVGVVGAIVPWNVPQCLIMPKLIPALIAGCTVIVKPAPETPLDALWLAEMIEQIELPEGVVSILTGGPAVGEALVRHPGVDKIAFTGSSTIGRRIAGICGEQLKRVSLELGGKSAAIILDDADLDKTVAGLKTAGLMNNGQACVAQTRILVSERRHDEVVDALADMMAALHVGDPADEKTDIGPLVARRQQLRVQDYIRSGRQQGACIVVGGDDSPADRGWYVRPTLFTGATNDMRIAREEIFGPVLTVLTYRDEEHAIRIANDSDYGLAGSVWTADTAHGLEIAARIRTGTYGINMYMLDISTPFGGFKKSGIGREFGPEGLAEYAELQSVLCNGKMPPLNVIAAAAG; this is encoded by the coding sequence ATGACGGCAGAATCCCCGCAACACCGCTATGACGAACTGTTCATCGGCGGGCGCTGGCGCAAACCCACCACGCCGGAGCGGCTTTCCGTCATTTCGCCGCACTCGGAGCAACCCGTGGGCGAAGCACCGGCGGCTGGTCCCGGCGATGTCGAGGCGGCCGTGGCAGCCGCGCGGCACGCGTTCGACCACGGTCCGTGGCCGCTGCTGGATCCGCACGAGCGGATGAGCAAGATCGAGCAGCTCGCCGCGATTTACACGCGACACCTCGGCGACATGGCCGACCTGATTACCGCGGAGATGGGGTCGCCGCGCAGCTTCAGCCGGCTGGGCCAGGCGGCTGGTGCGGCGTCGATGATCCATCTGGCGCTGGCGGCCGCCCGGGACTTCCCGTGGGCGGAACGCCGGCAGGGCGTGCTCGGCGAGGCCCATGTGCGTCGTGCCCCCGTCGGCGTCGTCGGCGCCATTGTGCCGTGGAACGTGCCACAGTGCCTGATCATGCCCAAGCTGATTCCGGCGCTGATCGCCGGCTGCACCGTCATCGTCAAACCCGCGCCCGAAACTCCTTTGGACGCTTTGTGGTTGGCCGAGATGATCGAGCAGATCGAACTGCCCGAGGGCGTCGTCTCGATACTGACCGGCGGACCCGCTGTCGGCGAGGCGCTGGTGCGCCATCCCGGGGTGGACAAGATCGCGTTCACCGGCTCCAGCACCATCGGCCGCCGGATCGCCGGAATCTGCGGAGAGCAGCTGAAAAGGGTCAGCCTGGAACTGGGCGGCAAGTCGGCGGCAATCATCCTCGACGACGCCGACCTCGACAAGACGGTCGCCGGATTGAAGACGGCCGGCCTGATGAACAACGGCCAGGCCTGTGTCGCCCAGACCCGCATCCTGGTCAGCGAACGCCGTCACGACGAAGTCGTCGACGCCTTGGCCGACATGATGGCGGCGCTGCACGTCGGCGACCCCGCTGACGAAAAGACCGACATCGGGCCACTTGTCGCCCGCCGCCAACAGCTTCGGGTTCAGGACTACATCAGATCCGGGCGGCAGCAGGGCGCGTGCATCGTGGTCGGCGGTGACGACAGCCCGGCCGACCGTGGTTGGTACGTGCGGCCGACGCTGTTCACCGGCGCGACCAATGACATGCGCATCGCGCGGGAGGAGATATTCGGACCGGTGTTGACCGTTCTGACCTACCGTGACGAAGAGCACGCGATCCGGATCGCCAACGACAGCGATTACGGCTTGGCCGGTTCGGTCTGGACAGCCGACACCGCCCACGGCCTCGAAATCGCCGCACGGATCCGGACCGGCACCTACGGCATCAACATGTACATGCTCGACATCAGCACACCGTTCGGCGGCTTCAAGAAGTCGGGCATCGGCCGCGAATTCGGGCCAGAGGGCCTAGCCGAATACGCCGAGCTGCAATCGGTGCTGTGCAACGGAAAAATGCCACCGCTCAATGTCATTGCGGCAGCTGCAGGGTGA
- a CDS encoding MaoC family dehydratase: MTDLTWNEITVPLGLPEVVDQISYQRVVENAGATWDYFPGHFDPEYAQSQGNPTIFVNTMHLAGFADRIATDWAGPGSRVVRRSMRLAGSIYAGDTMVGRARVVAKRCDESVDPPRYLVDLRVEVANQHGGLCCPVEITLQLPQ, encoded by the coding sequence ATGACCGATCTGACTTGGAACGAAATCACCGTTCCGCTCGGGCTGCCTGAGGTCGTCGACCAGATCAGTTATCAGCGCGTGGTGGAGAACGCGGGGGCGACCTGGGACTATTTTCCGGGCCATTTCGATCCGGAGTACGCCCAAAGCCAGGGGAATCCAACGATTTTCGTCAACACCATGCATCTCGCGGGATTCGCCGACCGGATCGCGACCGACTGGGCGGGTCCGGGCAGCCGGGTGGTACGCCGTTCCATGCGGCTGGCCGGCTCGATCTATGCCGGCGACACCATGGTGGGGCGGGCCCGGGTGGTGGCCAAGCGGTGTGACGAAAGTGTCGACCCGCCGCGTTATCTGGTCGACCTCCGAGTCGAGGTGGCCAATCAACACGGCGGGTTGTGCTGTCCCGTGGAGATCACCCTGCAGCTGCCGCAATGA
- a CDS encoding FAS1-like dehydratase domain-containing protein — MVGATTEPRTAATVVSGARIQLFAAMVRDGNRSYWDTEYARRRWGGLLAPPALLMGWLIPPPWQPGGRVPAASLALRVPLPGTTFVNAANDAEFLRPIVEGDRLTVVEELVSVSPEKRTRLGVGHFVETLETYRRQDGAVVATSRNTLFRFTPGPGS, encoded by the coding sequence ATGGTCGGCGCGACTACGGAACCGCGAACCGCCGCGACCGTGGTCAGCGGCGCGCGCATTCAGCTCTTCGCCGCCATGGTCCGTGACGGTAACCGGTCGTATTGGGACACCGAATACGCCCGGCGGCGGTGGGGCGGCTTGCTGGCTCCGCCGGCGCTGTTGATGGGCTGGCTGATTCCGCCTCCCTGGCAACCGGGAGGCCGGGTTCCCGCGGCATCGTTGGCGTTGCGGGTGCCGTTGCCGGGCACCACATTCGTCAACGCGGCCAACGATGCCGAGTTCCTGCGACCCATCGTCGAGGGTGACCGGCTCACCGTTGTCGAGGAGCTGGTGTCGGTGTCCCCGGAAAAGCGGACCCGGCTCGGGGTCGGTCATTTCGTCGAGACGCTGGAGACCTACCGTCGCCAGGACGGTGCGGTGGTCGCCACATCGCGAAATACGCTGTTCCGCTTCACACCTGGGCCGGGATCATGA
- a CDS encoding nuclear transport factor 2 family protein — MALSYQEQQMLHAATGRAAILDLTARHNRAYSDGDRDAWIATFRHSGASYSRDGEPFGDPRAAFDGGDGQRLVTVDHEIHVDGVDATQCCVALLFARVHGDTALRATGTFRDQLIYERGGWYFTSRALQWDSVPSRHPLVM, encoded by the coding sequence ATGGCGTTGTCCTATCAAGAACAGCAGATGCTGCACGCTGCGACGGGCCGCGCTGCCATTTTGGATTTGACCGCCCGGCACAATCGGGCTTATTCCGACGGTGACCGCGACGCCTGGATTGCCACCTTCCGTCATTCCGGTGCCAGTTATAGCCGTGACGGCGAACCATTCGGTGATCCGCGAGCGGCCTTCGACGGCGGCGACGGGCAACGCCTGGTCACCGTCGACCATGAGATCCACGTCGACGGCGTCGACGCGACGCAGTGCTGTGTCGCTCTGCTCTTTGCGCGCGTGCATGGCGACACCGCGCTGCGAGCCACCGGGACATTCCGCGATCAGCTGATCTACGAACGCGGCGGTTGGTATTTCACTTCCCGGGCACTGCAATGGGATTCGGTACCGAGCCGGCACCCGCTCGTCATGTAA
- a CDS encoding AMP-binding protein, with translation MQHPDRVMLSVAGIDVTFEDVRRRSCAAASMLTGLGVGRGDTVALFTATCPEWIYFWLGAARIGAVSAAVNAANKGDFLLHTLRLSRATMILTDPERQHRIEDIADRLDTLKEVVVLGDSLSSALSRDAGGTPDRSLGAAEVASLFFTSGTTGPSKAVATSWHYLFTVAATVASAWRFGPGEVLWTAMPLFHLSAAPIVLAPMLVGGTTVLANEFHPSEVWDDVRAHGAVGFVGAGAMVSMLQNLPPDPRDAELPLRFISAAPISANAYREIERRYGCRVVTMYGLTEAFPLTVKGVADDGVPGTSGNPNPNFEVRIVDDTGNPLPAGMVGEITCRPRYPHVMSEGYVSQEAPGLPVDPHQDWFHTGDLGKFDNEQNLTHVDRIKDSLRRRGENISSVEVETVVTGHPAVLEAAAVGIPSDVGEDDILLLVAIRPGAVIDCAELLDYCAARMPYFCVPRFVETVDELPKNGIGRIRKDLLRARGLTPAAWDRERHGYQVSR, from the coding sequence ATGCAGCATCCCGATCGGGTGATGCTGTCGGTAGCCGGCATCGACGTCACTTTCGAGGACGTGCGGCGGCGGTCCTGTGCTGCGGCGAGCATGCTGACCGGCCTCGGAGTCGGTCGCGGTGACACCGTGGCGCTGTTCACCGCAACGTGCCCGGAATGGATCTACTTCTGGCTGGGCGCGGCGCGAATCGGTGCCGTCAGCGCGGCGGTGAACGCGGCCAACAAGGGCGATTTCTTGCTGCATACCTTGCGGCTGTCGCGGGCCACGATGATACTCACCGACCCCGAGCGGCAACACCGCATCGAGGACATCGCCGACCGGCTGGACACACTGAAGGAAGTTGTGGTGCTGGGAGATTCGCTGAGCTCGGCGCTGAGCCGCGATGCCGGCGGCACCCCGGACCGCAGCCTCGGCGCCGCGGAGGTGGCATCGCTGTTCTTCACCTCGGGGACCACCGGGCCGTCGAAAGCCGTTGCCACGAGCTGGCATTACCTGTTCACGGTGGCCGCCACCGTGGCATCGGCCTGGCGATTCGGCCCGGGAGAGGTGCTCTGGACCGCGATGCCACTGTTTCATCTGAGCGCGGCGCCCATTGTGCTGGCCCCGATGCTGGTCGGCGGAACAACGGTGCTCGCCAACGAATTTCATCCTAGCGAGGTCTGGGACGACGTGCGCGCGCATGGCGCCGTCGGTTTCGTCGGCGCCGGCGCGATGGTGTCGATGCTGCAGAATCTCCCCCCGGATCCACGTGACGCCGAGCTGCCGTTGCGGTTCATCTCCGCCGCACCGATTAGCGCGAACGCCTACCGCGAGATCGAAAGGCGTTATGGCTGCCGCGTTGTCACGATGTACGGATTGACCGAGGCATTTCCCCTTACCGTCAAGGGCGTTGCCGACGACGGCGTTCCGGGGACATCGGGCAATCCAAACCCGAATTTCGAGGTGCGCATCGTTGACGACACGGGCAACCCGTTACCCGCCGGAATGGTTGGAGAGATCACCTGCCGGCCTCGATATCCGCACGTGATGAGCGAAGGGTACGTAAGCCAGGAGGCGCCGGGCTTGCCGGTCGATCCACATCAGGACTGGTTTCACACCGGAGACCTGGGCAAATTCGACAACGAACAGAACTTGACCCATGTGGATCGCATCAAGGATTCGCTACGCAGACGCGGCGAGAACATTTCTTCGGTGGAAGTGGAGACCGTCGTGACAGGCCATCCGGCGGTGCTGGAGGCCGCGGCCGTCGGCATCCCCAGCGACGTGGGCGAGGACGACATCCTGCTGCTCGTCGCCATTCGCCCCGGTGCCGTCATCGACTGCGCGGAGTTGCTCGATTATTGTGCTGCCCGCATGCCCTACTTCTGCGTGCCGCGATTTGTGGAGACGGTCGATGAACTCCCGAAGAACGGAATCGGACGAATACGTAAAGATCTATTGCGTGCCAGGGGTTTAACACCGGCAGCATGGGATCGCGAAAGGCATGGCTACCAAGTCAGCCGATAA
- a CDS encoding aromatic ring-hydroxylating oxygenase subunit alpha: MTQTISGSASESAQDPSEREFGASGIALSSYRFPTGWFIVAFASDLAPGDVKRAHYFGEELVLFRTASGRAHVLDAYCQHLGANLGVGGTVEGEHIACPWHGWQWRGDGTNALIPYSKIGCKNNVRIRSYPSMEWYGFILVWHERHGRAPYWQPPVLPELETNEYYPLHPHSRMLNRVKVHPQMIIENAADPYHVQYVHKAANPATTASFEVSGYHLHATVNAHFGGGRPTTWLTPNGPIDAKIIYDNYSLGLGLVRFPNELVGTVQVTGQTPVDEDYTDYFYTQASLREPGDTGDVPTGRAAKFLALQQEVIKQDFFTWENMKYLEKPNLAPEEAHDYAALRRWAHRFYPGAQPSAEDFGYTADGKPDPAAAKA; encoded by the coding sequence GTGACGCAGACCATTTCAGGCTCGGCTTCCGAATCGGCCCAGGATCCGTCGGAACGAGAGTTCGGTGCGAGCGGGATTGCGCTGTCGTCGTACCGGTTCCCGACGGGATGGTTCATCGTCGCGTTCGCCTCTGACCTGGCTCCCGGCGATGTCAAGCGTGCGCATTATTTCGGCGAGGAGCTGGTGCTGTTCCGCACCGCTTCGGGGCGGGCGCACGTGCTGGACGCCTACTGTCAGCACCTCGGAGCGAACCTGGGTGTCGGCGGCACGGTGGAGGGCGAACACATCGCGTGCCCCTGGCATGGCTGGCAATGGCGCGGTGACGGCACCAACGCGCTGATTCCCTACAGCAAGATCGGCTGCAAGAACAACGTCCGGATCCGCAGCTACCCGAGCATGGAGTGGTACGGCTTCATCCTGGTCTGGCACGAACGCCACGGCCGGGCGCCGTACTGGCAACCGCCGGTGCTGCCGGAGCTGGAAACCAACGAATACTACCCGCTGCACCCGCACAGCCGGATGCTCAACCGGGTCAAGGTGCATCCGCAGATGATCATCGAGAATGCCGCCGACCCGTATCACGTGCAGTACGTGCACAAGGCCGCCAACCCGGCCACCACCGCGTCGTTCGAGGTCTCCGGTTACCACCTGCACGCCACCGTGAACGCCCACTTCGGCGGCGGCAGACCCACGACCTGGTTGACCCCTAACGGCCCGATCGACGCCAAGATCATCTACGACAACTATTCGCTGGGGTTGGGTCTCGTGCGCTTCCCGAACGAGCTGGTGGGCACGGTCCAAGTGACCGGACAGACACCGGTCGACGAGGACTACACCGACTACTTCTACACCCAGGCCTCCCTCCGCGAGCCCGGTGACACCGGCGACGTGCCCACCGGTCGCGCCGCGAAGTTCCTTGCCTTGCAGCAGGAAGTCATCAAACAGGACTTCTTCACCTGGGAGAACATGAAGTACTTGGAGAAGCCGAACCTGGCGCCGGAAGAAGCCCACGACTATGCGGCCCTTCGGCGCTGGGCGCACCGCTTCTACCCGGGGGCACAGCCCTCGGCCGAGGACTTCGGGTACACCGCCGACGGCAAGCCCGACCCGGCGGCTGCGAAGGCGTGA
- a CDS encoding CaiB/BaiF CoA-transferase family protein gives MLGSVSQGLGRRPTPLDELRVVEISDRIAGSYCSKLLVDAGARVRKIEPPQGDPLRRYSPSCSPVPDGLPASPLYCYLNAGKQSLTLAPDSERYRAELAAADVVIVTCGRSQAAALGIDPRRLLAESPRAIVVTISDFGWTGPFADRAATEFTLQAWAGSPGFRGDPAGPPLSIGGGLGEYMGGVFAAFGALAVRRRVEHGGPGEHLDLSMLEAMSLMQSSEWLHSQLLRVPPVRRTLEVPSIEPAKDGYVGITMVTGQQWLDFTAMVECPQLEEIPQLRFQIGRWEYRDLIRESIRPWMAERTVEEIVALGQLFRLPIAALGNGATIRDMEYVTERGVFVDNPAGFHQPRPPWLMSRCATAPVCRTAELGADNDESPWCAGESASDPVPVGLPLDGVRVIDLTAFWAGPAATHLLAAFGADVVKVESIQRPDGIRYSGGMRTDVDDWWEYGWVFHAMNTNKRSITLDLGSEDGRRLFLALAADADVVIENFSPRVMEHFGLTAEVLLKANPRLVVARMPAFGLTGPWRDRVGFAPTMEQIGGLTWVTGLPEEPPVTPRGACDPLAGVHAAFAVLAALNFAERSGVGQQVELPMVESVLNTTAIQPIEHEVYGVTLNRCGNRGFGGALQNIYRCAGDDDWIAVSIRDDQDWNALAELMERPSWCDESLSTTALRRERADEIDGRLRDWFAAQSLMPTVESLAASGIPAAPVVSPSLVTENPQLCDRGYFEPLVHCRIGQALYPTPPFARLAGQREWLRRPPPTLGEHNEEILRERCGLTDEELARLAASGVIGTRPKGV, from the coding sequence ATGCTCGGCAGCGTGAGTCAGGGGTTAGGCAGGCGGCCGACACCGCTTGACGAATTGCGCGTCGTCGAAATCAGTGACCGCATAGCCGGCAGCTACTGTTCCAAGCTGTTGGTCGACGCCGGTGCGCGGGTACGCAAAATCGAACCACCGCAAGGGGATCCGCTGCGCCGGTACTCGCCCAGCTGTTCGCCGGTGCCCGACGGTTTGCCGGCCTCGCCGTTGTATTGCTACCTCAATGCCGGCAAGCAGAGCCTGACCTTGGCCCCGGATTCCGAGCGATACCGTGCCGAACTCGCTGCTGCCGACGTCGTGATCGTCACCTGTGGCCGGTCGCAGGCGGCCGCCCTGGGCATCGATCCCCGACGGTTGCTGGCCGAGTCTCCGCGGGCGATCGTGGTCACGATTTCCGATTTCGGCTGGACCGGTCCCTTCGCCGATCGAGCGGCCACCGAGTTCACACTGCAGGCATGGGCGGGCTCGCCCGGCTTCCGGGGTGATCCCGCCGGACCGCCCCTCTCGATCGGCGGTGGCCTAGGCGAGTACATGGGTGGGGTGTTCGCCGCGTTCGGCGCACTGGCCGTGCGCCGCCGCGTCGAACATGGCGGCCCGGGTGAGCATCTGGATCTGTCCATGCTCGAGGCGATGAGCCTGATGCAAAGCAGCGAATGGCTGCATTCGCAGCTGCTGCGGGTACCGCCGGTCCGCCGCACCCTCGAAGTGCCCTCGATCGAACCCGCCAAGGACGGCTACGTCGGAATTACCATGGTCACCGGCCAGCAGTGGCTCGACTTCACCGCGATGGTCGAATGCCCTCAGCTCGAGGAGATTCCGCAGTTGCGATTCCAGATCGGCCGGTGGGAATACCGAGACCTGATCCGCGAATCTATCCGTCCGTGGATGGCCGAGCGGACCGTCGAGGAGATCGTCGCATTGGGTCAGCTGTTCCGGCTGCCGATCGCGGCGTTGGGCAACGGCGCCACCATCCGCGACATGGAGTACGTGACCGAGCGTGGGGTGTTCGTCGACAACCCCGCCGGCTTTCACCAGCCGCGCCCGCCCTGGCTGATGTCGCGGTGCGCGACGGCGCCGGTGTGCCGTACTGCTGAGCTCGGCGCTGATAACGACGAATCACCATGGTGCGCGGGCGAATCCGCCTCTGATCCGGTGCCGGTCGGGCTGCCGTTGGACGGTGTTCGGGTGATCGATCTGACCGCCTTCTGGGCCGGGCCGGCCGCCACCCATCTGCTGGCGGCCTTCGGCGCCGACGTGGTCAAGGTGGAGTCGATCCAGCGCCCGGACGGCATTCGCTACTCGGGGGGCATGCGCACCGATGTGGACGACTGGTGGGAGTACGGCTGGGTGTTCCATGCGATGAACACCAACAAGCGTTCGATCACATTGGATTTGGGCTCCGAAGACGGACGCCGGTTGTTCCTGGCGCTGGCCGCGGATGCCGACGTGGTGATCGAGAACTTCTCGCCGCGCGTAATGGAGCATTTCGGGCTCACGGCCGAGGTGCTGTTGAAGGCGAACCCCCGACTCGTGGTCGCCCGCATGCCGGCCTTCGGATTGACGGGACCGTGGCGTGACCGGGTCGGCTTCGCGCCCACCATGGAGCAGATCGGCGGCCTGACGTGGGTGACCGGATTGCCGGAGGAGCCGCCGGTGACCCCGCGCGGCGCGTGTGATCCACTGGCCGGCGTGCACGCGGCGTTCGCCGTGCTGGCCGCGCTGAACTTCGCCGAACGTAGCGGGGTCGGCCAGCAGGTCGAGCTGCCGATGGTCGAGTCGGTGTTGAATACCACCGCAATTCAGCCGATCGAGCACGAGGTCTACGGAGTCACCCTCAACCGGTGCGGTAATCGTGGTTTCGGCGGGGCGTTACAGAACATCTACCGGTGCGCCGGTGACGACGACTGGATCGCGGTCAGTATTCGTGACGACCAAGACTGGAATGCGCTGGCAGAGTTGATGGAGCGGCCGTCCTGGTGCGACGAGTCGCTGTCGACTACGGCGTTGCGCCGCGAGCGGGCCGACGAGATCGATGGCCGGCTACGGGACTGGTTTGCCGCGCAATCCCTGATGCCGACGGTGGAATCGCTTGCCGCTTCGGGCATTCCGGCTGCGCCGGTTGTCTCGCCGTCGCTGGTCACCGAAAACCCGCAACTGTGTGACCGCGGGTACTTCGAGCCGCTGGTCCACTGCCGTATCGGGCAAGCCCTATATCCCACACCACCTTTCGCGCGGTTGGCCGGCCAGCGGGAGTGGTTGCGCCGCCCGCCGCCAACCCTAGGCGAGCACAATGAAGAAATACTGCGTGAGCGGTGCGGGCTGACCGACGAGGAACTCGCGCGGCTGGCGGCAAGCGGCGTCATCGGGACCCGGCCCAAGGGGGTATAG
- a CDS encoding TetR/AcrR family transcriptional regulator: protein MVGAVTQIADRSSQSSSWSPREAELLAVTLQLLQQHGYDRLTVDAVAATARASKATVYRRWPSKAELVLAAFVEGIRQVVVPPDTGTLRGDLLQLGELVCEQARQHTSTIRAVLVEVARNPALNDVMQHQFVDQRKALMHHIVQQAVDRGEIDGAAIDDELWDVLPGYLMFRFIVPSRPPTRRTVQALVDNIILPSLTRSTE, encoded by the coding sequence ATCGTGGGCGCTGTGACCCAGATTGCCGATCGCTCCTCGCAGTCCTCATCGTGGTCGCCACGGGAGGCCGAATTGTTGGCCGTGACGTTGCAGTTGCTGCAGCAACACGGGTATGACCGGTTGACCGTGGACGCGGTCGCGGCCACTGCCCGCGCCAGCAAGGCCACCGTGTACCGGCGTTGGCCGTCGAAGGCCGAATTGGTGTTGGCCGCGTTCGTCGAGGGCATTCGCCAGGTCGTGGTCCCGCCCGACACCGGCACACTACGAGGCGATTTGCTGCAACTCGGCGAGCTGGTCTGCGAGCAGGCCCGTCAGCACACCAGCACCATCCGCGCGGTGCTGGTTGAGGTGGCGCGTAATCCCGCGCTGAACGACGTCATGCAGCACCAGTTCGTTGACCAGCGGAAAGCCCTGATGCACCACATCGTGCAACAGGCCGTTGATCGCGGTGAGATCGACGGCGCCGCCATCGACGACGAACTCTGGGACGTGCTGCCCGGCTACCTCATGTTTCGATTCATCGTTCCGAGCCGCCCCCCCACCCGGCGCACAGTGCAAGCCCTCGTCGACAACATCATCCTTCCGAGCCTCACCCGATCCACGGAGTGA